The Candidatus Mycolicibacterium alkanivorans genome contains a region encoding:
- a CDS encoding family 2A encapsulin nanocompartment shell protein, which produces MTSAQNESQALGALAARQLANATKTVPQLETITPRFLLHLLSWVPVEAGIYRVNRVVNPDRVAIHAEVGGENIEDPLPQTYVDYQTSPREITLRAISTLLDVHTRVSDLYSSPHDQIAQQLRLTIETIKERQESELINNPEYGLLSQVTPEQTIKTLKGAPTPDDLDALITKVWKTPAFFLTNPLGVAAFGREATYRGVPPVVVNLFGAQFVTWRGIPIIPSDKVPVEKGKTKFILVRTGEERQGVVGLFQPGLVGEQAPGLSVRFTGIDRSGIASYLVTLYSSLAVLTDDALAVLEGAAVDQYHEYK; this is translated from the coding sequence ATGACGTCGGCCCAGAACGAGTCCCAGGCGCTTGGCGCGCTTGCTGCGCGGCAGCTTGCCAATGCCACCAAGACGGTCCCCCAGTTGGAGACCATCACCCCGCGGTTTTTGCTGCATTTGTTGAGTTGGGTTCCGGTGGAGGCCGGTATTTACCGGGTCAACCGGGTGGTCAACCCGGATCGGGTGGCGATCCACGCCGAGGTCGGTGGGGAGAACATCGAAGACCCGTTGCCTCAGACCTATGTCGACTATCAGACCAGCCCGCGGGAGATCACGCTGCGTGCGATCTCCACTTTGCTCGATGTGCATACCCGGGTCTCGGATCTGTATTCCAGCCCGCACGATCAGATCGCCCAGCAGTTGCGGCTGACCATCGAGACGATCAAGGAGCGCCAGGAGTCCGAGCTGATCAATAACCCCGAGTACGGGTTGCTGTCGCAGGTTACTCCCGAGCAGACCATTAAGACGCTCAAGGGCGCGCCGACTCCCGACGATCTCGACGCGCTGATCACCAAGGTGTGGAAGACACCGGCGTTCTTCTTGACCAACCCGCTGGGTGTGGCCGCGTTCGGCCGGGAGGCCACGTATCGTGGTGTGCCGCCGGTGGTGGTCAATCTGTTCGGGGCGCAGTTCGTCACCTGGCGCGGCATCCCGATCATCCCCAGCGACAAGGTGCCCGTTGAGAAGGGCAAGACGAAGTTCATCCTGGTTCGCACCGGTGAGGAGCGTCAGGGTGTGGTCGGCCTGTTCCAGCCGGGTCTGGTCGGTGAGCAGGCGCCGGGTTTGTCGGTGCGGTTCACCGGGATCGACCGCTCCGGTATCGCGTCGTATCTGGTGACGCTGTACTCCTCGTTGGCCGTGTTGACCGATGATGCGCTTGCGGTGCTCGAGGGCGCAGCGGTGGACCAATACCATGAGTACAAGTGA
- the recR gene encoding recombination mediator RecR, translated as MFEGPVQDLIDELGKLPGIGPKSAQRIAFHLLSVEPPDIDRLTAVLSRVRDGVQFCEVCGNVSDAERCRICSDARRDGTQVCVVEEPKDVQAVERTREFRGRYHVLGGALDPLSGIGPDQLRIRQLLNRIGERVDGVDIAEVIIATDPNTEGEATATYLVRMLRDIPGLTISRIASGLPMGGDLEFADELTLGRALSGRRQMV; from the coding sequence ATGTTCGAAGGCCCCGTCCAGGACCTGATCGACGAGCTCGGCAAGCTGCCGGGTATCGGGCCAAAGAGTGCACAGCGGATCGCGTTCCACCTGCTGTCGGTGGAACCGCCGGACATCGACCGGCTGACCGCGGTGCTCTCGCGGGTTCGCGACGGGGTGCAGTTCTGCGAGGTGTGCGGCAACGTCTCCGACGCCGAGCGCTGCCGAATCTGCAGCGATGCCCGCCGCGACGGGACCCAGGTGTGTGTGGTCGAGGAGCCCAAGGACGTGCAGGCCGTCGAACGCACGCGGGAGTTTCGCGGGCGGTACCACGTGCTGGGCGGCGCGCTGGACCCGTTGTCCGGCATCGGACCCGACCAGCTTCGAATCCGCCAGCTGCTCAACAGGATTGGTGAACGCGTCGACGGCGTGGACATCGCCGAGGTGATCATCGCGACCGACCCCAACACCGAGGGTGAAGCCACCGCAACGTATTTGGTGCGGATGCTGCGCGACATCCCGGGGCTGACCATCTCACGGATCGCGTCGGGTCTGCCGATGGGCGGGGACCTCGAGTTCGCCGACGAGCTGACGCTGGGCCGCGCGCTGTCCGGCCGCCGGCAAATGGTCTAG